In one Candidatus Krumholzibacteriia bacterium genomic region, the following are encoded:
- a CDS encoding response regulator: MSPGPREPNNKSPEALRRELEELRAVIARYRERESLARDTELRLRSVVESAPIVLFAMDADGRFTLSEGRGLEPLGLKPGQVVGMSAFELYKHTPQILKNIRACLAGESVNEVVYVGNAVYETLYSPRIDEAGQVAGIDGIAWDVTDRMRAEKAATDFQAQLLQAQKIETIGTLAGGIAHDFNNILSPILGYTDIAMDLLEAGHPAREDLQQVLNAAGRARELVQQILIFARRGDQQKRPVQLHLVIQEALKLIRSTLPTTIEISQRIANRNDAVLADAGQMHQIIMNLCTNAAYAMRAQGGVLRVELERRAVDEEEASTLPGIAAGEYVVLTVADTGEGMPEDIAARVFEPFFTTKPSGEGTGLGLSVVHGIAHSHGGEVMVESVPGEGSVFRVFLPAAEPAAAGETAHSGPEGHARGEHVLVVDDEPEIVRMLTRMLESRGYRVTAFTSSERALSAFRDNPDAFDAIISDQTMPRITGLALAQAVREERPDVPVIITTGYGEKVTSEFLQRDVAGFAAKPFDASTLTATLRRALDAAGASDA; this comes from the coding sequence ATGAGTCCCGGCCCACGAGAACCCAACAACAAGTCCCCCGAGGCGCTGCGGCGGGAGCTGGAAGAACTCCGCGCCGTCATCGCACGCTACCGCGAACGCGAGTCCCTCGCGCGCGACACCGAATTGCGCCTTCGTTCGGTGGTCGAGAGCGCGCCCATCGTCCTGTTCGCCATGGACGCCGATGGCCGTTTCACACTTTCCGAGGGGCGCGGACTGGAACCGCTGGGCCTCAAGCCCGGCCAGGTGGTGGGCATGTCCGCGTTCGAACTGTACAAGCACACGCCGCAGATCCTTAAGAATATCCGCGCCTGCCTCGCCGGGGAATCGGTCAACGAGGTGGTGTACGTCGGCAACGCGGTGTATGAGACGCTTTACTCACCGCGCATCGACGAAGCGGGACAGGTGGCGGGCATCGACGGGATCGCGTGGGACGTGACCGACCGCATGCGCGCCGAGAAGGCGGCGACGGACTTTCAGGCGCAGCTCCTGCAGGCGCAGAAGATCGAGACCATCGGTACGCTGGCTGGCGGCATCGCGCACGACTTCAACAACATCCTTTCTCCCATTCTCGGGTATACCGACATCGCCATGGACCTGCTCGAGGCCGGCCATCCCGCGCGCGAAGACCTGCAGCAGGTACTGAATGCCGCCGGGCGCGCGCGCGAGCTCGTGCAACAGATCCTCATCTTCGCCCGCCGCGGGGACCAGCAAAAGCGCCCCGTGCAACTGCACCTGGTAATCCAGGAGGCACTCAAACTCATCCGCTCCACGCTTCCCACCACCATCGAGATCTCGCAGCGGATCGCCAACCGCAACGACGCGGTGCTGGCGGATGCCGGGCAGATGCACCAGATCATCATGAACCTGTGCACCAACGCCGCCTATGCGATGCGCGCGCAGGGTGGGGTGCTGCGCGTCGAGCTGGAGCGTCGTGCCGTGGACGAGGAGGAGGCATCGACGCTGCCGGGGATCGCGGCCGGGGAGTACGTGGTGCTGACGGTGGCGGACACCGGGGAGGGCATGCCCGAGGACATCGCCGCGCGGGTGTTTGAGCCCTTCTTCACCACCAAGCCATCCGGCGAGGGAACCGGGCTTGGCCTCTCGGTCGTCCACGGAATCGCGCACAGCCACGGGGGCGAGGTGATGGTGGAGAGCGTGCCTGGCGAGGGCAGCGTGTTTCGTGTCTTTCTTCCCGCCGCCGAACCCGCTGCCGCCGGTGAAACCGCGCATTCGGGGCCGGAAGGCCACGCAAGGGGGGAACACGTGCTGGTCGTCGACGACGAGCCGGAGATCGTACGCATGCTGACCCGCATGCTTGAATCCCGCGGCTACCGCGTCACCGCCTTCACGTCCAGCGAACGGGCCCTGTCGGCCTTCCGGGACAATCCCGACGCTTTCGACGCCATCATATCGGACCAGACCATGCCCCGCATTACCGGGCTGGCGCTCGCGCAGGCGGTGCGCGAAGAGCGCCCCGACGTGCCGGTCATCATCACGACGGGTTACGGGGAGAAGGTCACAAGCGAGTTCCTGCAGCGCGACGTCGCCGGTTTCGCCGCCAAACCGTTCGACGCCTCCACGCTCACGGCGACCCTGCGCCGGGCACTCGATGCCGCGGGCGCATCAGACGCGTAA
- the trkA gene encoding Trk system potassium transporter TrkA gives MRILIIGAGDIGFTLSRRLAREKADIAIVESNPARANRAREQMDALVVEGHGASIQALRKAGVESADLVAALTDNDEVNILACQLAKKAGVKTTIARVRNPEYTLPDYALTARDLGVDHFIHPEKETADTIVRLIRQASATDVIDFENGKIRLVGVRLEADSPLLRTPLSRLVERFGNPPMRIVAIQRNQSTMIPRGEDEMIPGDQVFGICDPAYVPEFINLTGKKNIKVENVMILGGGLIGQFVARELSGSMNVKLVESNAEKTREIAELLPDTLIIQGDGTDIDLMAVEGLMDMDAFVAATGDDETNIISTLLARHLQVPRTVALVNKVVYLPITPTIGMDAVVSKQLLTVNAVHHFIQKQEVAAMASVPGIDAQIIEYIVQDRDKITKKPIKDCSFPRNAIIGAIMHEDRLIIPRGDTRVQAGDRVVVFALPGALDALDKLFIK, from the coding sequence ATGCGAATCCTGATCATCGGCGCCGGAGACATCGGCTTCACGCTGAGCCGCCGGCTCGCGCGTGAGAAGGCGGACATCGCCATCGTCGAGAGCAACCCCGCCCGCGCCAACCGCGCGCGCGAGCAGATGGACGCGCTTGTGGTGGAAGGCCACGGTGCGAGCATCCAGGCGCTGCGCAAGGCGGGCGTGGAGAGTGCCGACCTCGTCGCGGCGCTGACGGACAACGACGAGGTCAACATCCTCGCCTGCCAGCTGGCCAAGAAGGCCGGCGTCAAGACCACAATCGCGCGGGTACGCAATCCCGAGTACACCCTCCCCGACTACGCCCTCACCGCCCGCGACCTCGGGGTGGACCACTTCATCCATCCGGAAAAGGAAACCGCGGACACCATCGTGCGGCTGATCCGGCAGGCGAGCGCCACCGACGTCATCGACTTCGAGAACGGCAAGATCCGCCTGGTGGGCGTGCGCCTGGAGGCGGACTCGCCGCTGCTGCGCACGCCGCTGTCGCGCCTGGTGGAGCGGTTTGGCAACCCGCCCATGCGCATCGTGGCCATCCAGCGCAACCAGAGCACCATGATCCCGCGTGGTGAAGACGAGATGATACCGGGAGACCAGGTCTTCGGCATCTGCGACCCCGCGTACGTGCCCGAGTTCATCAATCTCACCGGCAAGAAGAACATCAAGGTAGAGAACGTGATGATTCTCGGCGGGGGTTTGATCGGGCAGTTCGTGGCGCGCGAGCTCAGCGGCTCCATGAACGTGAAGCTGGTGGAGAGCAACGCCGAGAAGACCCGCGAGATCGCCGAGCTGCTGCCCGACACGCTCATCATCCAGGGCGACGGCACCGACATCGATCTGATGGCGGTCGAGGGCCTCATGGACATGGACGCGTTCGTCGCCGCCACCGGTGACGACGAAACCAACATCATCTCCACGCTGCTCGCCCGGCACCTGCAGGTGCCGCGCACGGTGGCACTGGTGAACAAGGTGGTGTACCTGCCCATCACGCCCACCATCGGCATGGACGCGGTGGTGAGCAAGCAGCTGCTGACCGTGAACGCGGTGCACCACTTCATCCAGAAGCAGGAAGTGGCCGCGATGGCCAGCGTGCCGGGCATCGACGCACAGATCATCGAGTACATCGTGCAGGACCGCGACAAGATCACCAAGAAACCCATCAAGGATTGCAGCTTCCCGCGCAACGCCATCATCGGCGCCATCATGCACGAGGACCGGCTCATCATTCCCCGCGGCGATACGCGGGTGCAGGCGGGCGACCGCGTGGTCGTGTTTGCGCTGCCCGGGGCGCTCGACGCCCTCGACAAGCTCTTTATCAAGTAG
- a CDS encoding phage holin family protein, whose amino-acid sequence MTSSGRTLLAVVRRVVVLWALEVIALWTLARALPGLSLDGWDAAILGVAAIALLNALVRPLLLFLTLPFTVLSFGLLTLALNGVVLWLATLAVPDLHLADFGTGVIAALGLTLTNTLGAYVFAFNDEESVYRNVMRRIARRSVPATATRNPGLVLIEFDGVSASLLELGIDKGYLPTMAKWLRSGTHRLAHWDCGVPSQTSSSQAGILFGNNFDIPAFRWFDKSAGRMMVSSDPGDAMRTEQRVSRGKGLLHTDGISVCNMFTGDAPRSIATISAFSSPARQVRRASPLYFSFYLSPYSFTRALVLTIRELVVEWWESNRQRLRRVRPRVGRGGLFPLLRAMSTVAQRDLGTYTLMHEMFAGVPVAYITYVGYDVVAHHAGPERPDALRVLHDLDRRVAMIERAAVDSPRPYRFVVLSDHGQTRSVPFRQLYGFRLEHVVRELLSGPRSVHAPPGKTEGWGHLNTLLTEAIRYDRLTGRTTRRLLRRRTRENLVELGRDPVAGDAEIVVCASGNLAHIYFRYPAERLTLEEIAADHPGLIEGLVGHGGIGFAMVRSSQHGAVVMGRDGVRYLAEGRVHGADPLDGYGEHAARQLARLEGFPHCGDIVLNGRYDPSTGEVVSFEEMVGAHGGLGGPQTDAFIVHPSDWPLPEGRIDNPEVLFRVFTNWRDALQRGEEPSGGRVDALPRDAL is encoded by the coding sequence ATGACGTCATCGGGCCGAACGCTCCTCGCGGTGGTGCGCCGCGTGGTCGTCCTGTGGGCGCTCGAGGTGATTGCCCTGTGGACGCTGGCGCGCGCGCTCCCGGGCTTGAGCCTGGACGGATGGGACGCCGCCATCCTGGGTGTCGCGGCCATCGCGCTGCTCAACGCACTCGTGCGCCCGCTGCTGCTGTTCCTCACCCTCCCGTTCACCGTGCTCTCGTTTGGATTGCTCACCCTGGCGCTCAACGGGGTGGTGCTGTGGCTGGCGACCCTCGCGGTACCGGATCTGCACCTGGCCGACTTCGGAACCGGCGTCATCGCCGCGCTCGGCCTCACCCTCACCAACACGCTGGGCGCGTACGTATTCGCATTCAATGACGAGGAGTCCGTCTACCGCAATGTGATGCGGCGCATCGCGCGCCGCTCGGTGCCCGCCACCGCAACCCGTAACCCGGGGCTGGTGCTCATCGAGTTCGACGGCGTGTCGGCATCGTTGCTGGAACTCGGGATCGACAAGGGCTACCTCCCCACGATGGCAAAGTGGCTCCGGTCCGGGACGCATCGCCTGGCACACTGGGACTGCGGGGTGCCGTCACAAACCTCCTCGAGCCAGGCGGGTATCCTCTTCGGCAACAATTTCGACATCCCCGCGTTTCGCTGGTTCGACAAGTCCGCCGGCCGCATGATGGTCTCCAGCGACCCCGGCGATGCGATGCGCACCGAGCAGCGCGTGTCACGCGGCAAGGGCCTCCTGCACACCGACGGCATCAGCGTGTGCAACATGTTCACCGGTGATGCGCCGCGCAGCATCGCCACCATCAGCGCGTTCTCCTCGCCAGCACGCCAGGTGCGGCGCGCATCGCCACTGTACTTCTCGTTCTACCTGAGTCCCTACAGTTTCACACGCGCCCTGGTGCTGACCATTCGCGAGCTGGTCGTTGAGTGGTGGGAGAGCAATCGCCAGCGCCTCCGCCGTGTGCGGCCGCGTGTCGGGCGCGGCGGCCTGTTTCCGCTCTTGCGGGCCATGTCTACGGTGGCGCAGCGCGATCTCGGCACCTACACGCTCATGCACGAGATGTTCGCCGGCGTTCCCGTGGCCTATATCACCTACGTCGGTTACGACGTGGTCGCGCACCACGCGGGTCCCGAGCGGCCCGACGCGTTGCGGGTGCTGCACGATCTGGACCGGCGGGTGGCGATGATCGAGCGCGCAGCGGTGGACTCGCCGCGCCCGTATCGCTTCGTGGTTCTCTCCGACCACGGCCAGACGCGGAGCGTACCGTTTCGCCAGTTGTACGGGTTCCGCCTCGAGCACGTGGTGCGCGAGCTGCTCAGCGGGCCGCGTTCCGTGCACGCGCCCCCGGGCAAGACGGAAGGCTGGGGCCACCTGAACACCCTGCTCACCGAGGCGATCCGCTACGACCGCCTCACCGGCCGCACCACGCGGCGCCTTCTCCGGCGCCGGACGCGGGAAAACCTGGTGGAGCTGGGACGGGATCCGGTGGCGGGCGACGCCGAAATCGTGGTGTGCGCGTCGGGCAACCTGGCGCATATCTACTTTCGCTATCCGGCGGAGCGCTTGACGCTGGAGGAGATCGCTGCCGACCACCCCGGGCTCATCGAGGGGCTGGTGGGCCACGGCGGCATTGGATTCGCGATGGTACGCTCGTCCCAGCACGGCGCGGTCGTCATGGGCCGCGACGGTGTCCGCTACCTCGCCGAGGGCCGCGTGCACGGCGCCGATCCGCTGGATGGCTACGGGGAGCACGCGGCGCGCCAGCTGGCGCGCCTGGAGGGCTTCCCGCACTGCGGTGACATCGTGCTCAACGGCCGCTACGACCCGTCCACCGGTGAGGTGGTTTCGTTCGAGGAGATGGTGGGCGCGCATGGCGGGCTCGGGGGGCCCCAAACCGACGCCTTCATCGTGCACCCTTCGGACTGGCCGCTCCCGGAGGGAAGGATCGACAACCCCGAGGTGCTCTTCCGCGTGTTCACGAACTGGCGCGACGCCCTCCAGCGTGGCGAAGAACCGTCCGGCGGCCGCGTGGACGCCCTCCCCCGCGATGCCCTATAG
- a CDS encoding SelT/SelW/SelH family (seleno)protein, giving the protein MRVSIEYCIPUDYTPRALSLKATLEKAFPGIEIELIKSKGGAFEIRHGDRLVFSKKESGRFPSDAEIVSALRV; this is encoded by the coding sequence ATGCGCGTTTCCATCGAATACTGCATACCCTGAGACTACACCCCCCGGGCCCTCAGTTTGAAGGCCACCCTGGAAAAGGCGTTTCCCGGCATCGAGATCGAACTGATCAAGTCGAAGGGCGGCGCATTTGAGATCCGCCACGGCGACCGCCTGGTCTTTTCCAAGAAGGAAAGCGGGCGTTTCCCCTCCGACGCCGAGATCGTGAGTGCGTTACGCGTCTGA